One window from the genome of Hoplias malabaricus isolate fHopMal1 chromosome X2, fHopMal1.hap1, whole genome shotgun sequence encodes:
- the LOC136676191 gene encoding transmembrane protein 178B-like → MAAVKMLTSAGLLLAFCALCLLAMAICTDYWYETDARRHRERCKNYASKRNDPGYIYISNHNLPLRMPSPEAGPGAQAPRRHKRHLTPVASAMESHCSRQFNSTVSGLWRKCHRQGFDLETDDLIYKGVIQRCIPVKYHYTSSILPRNLPVNITKTIRQDEWHALHLRRMTAGFVGMAVSIILFGWIIGVLGCCQQHDLMQYVAGLLFLMGGTCCIISLCTCVAGINFELSRYPRYLYGLPEDISHGYGWSMFCAWGGLGLTLLAGFLCTLAPSLSGTSTRTTAHKPRHENGTV, encoded by the exons TGTGCGCTCTGTTTGCTGGCAATGGCCATTTGCACCGATTACTGGTATGAAACGGATGCTCGGAGACACCGGGAACGCTGCAAGAATTACGCGAGCAAGCGCAACGACCCGGGCTACATCTATATCTCCAACCACAACCTGCCTCTGCGGATGCCTTCTCCGGAGGCAGGGCCAGGCGCCCAAGCTCCGCGTCGACACAAGCGGCATCTGACGCCAGTGGCGTCGGCCATGGAGTCTCACTGCAGCCGCCAGTTCAACTCAACCGTCTCCGGACTGTGGAGGAAGTGCCACCGCCAGGGCTTCGACCTGGAGACGGACGATCTTATATACAAAG GTGTTATTCAGAGATGTATTCCAGTGAAGTACCACTACACTTCATCTATCCTTCCCAGAAACCTGCCAGTCAACATCACCAAGACCATCCGGCAGGACGAATGGCATGCCCTGC atctgaggaggatgACTGCAGGCTTTGTTGGCATGGCCGTCTCCATCATCCTCTTCGGATGGATCATCGGGGTGCTGGGCTGCTGCCAGCAACATGACCTCATGCAGTATGTAGCTGGACTACTCTTCCTTATGGGAG GAACCTGCTGTATAATCTCTCTTTGTACATGTGTGGCTGGGATTAATTTTGAGCTGTCTCGATACCCCCGCTACCTGTACGGTCTTCCTGAAGATATCAGTCACGGTTACGGCTGGTCCATGTTCTGTGCGTGGGGCGGACTGGGTCTCACGCTGCTGGCCGGCTTCCTGTGCACACTTGCACCATCTCTCAGCGGCACCTCCACCCGAACCACCGCCCACAAGCCCCGCCATGAGAACGGGACAGTGTGA